One genomic window of Sporosarcina ureae includes the following:
- a CDS encoding fluoride efflux transporter FluC, producing the protein MRERLYISVAGALGASTRLLVGHLLIVSGSFPIATFLVNMIGTLLLCYIVERARLGGRLNPLAVTVITTGFLGAFTTFSAVSIETVELLSNGLFVLAVVYVGSSLIGGLAMAAFGFSLARRLSA; encoded by the coding sequence ATGAGAGAACGTCTGTACATAAGTGTAGCTGGAGCTTTAGGAGCGAGCACAAGGCTGCTGGTCGGTCATCTGTTGATCGTCAGCGGTTCTTTTCCTATCGCGACATTCTTAGTGAATATGATCGGTACGTTGCTACTATGCTATATAGTGGAACGAGCTCGTCTCGGAGGAAGGCTTAACCCTTTAGCAGTGACAGTTATTACTACGGGATTCCTTGGTGCATTTACGACGTTTTCAGCAGTCAGTATAGAAACGGTTGAATTGCTAAGTAATGGACTTTTTGTACTTGCTGTTGTATACGTGGGTAGTAGTTTAATAGGTGGACTGGCTATGGCGGCGTTTGGTTTTTCATTAGCTAGGAGGCTATCGGCATGA
- a CDS encoding isoprenylcysteine carboxyl methyltransferase family protein: protein MGRLFLFVFIIVVMQRLVELFVANRNEKWIRSKGAIEIGASHYKWMVLMHTAFFVSLLIEVLVFDRPLSPLWGLLLAVFLLMQVLRVWCLSSLGKFWNTKILILPGADVQKKGPYRWIRHPNYVIVTTELIVLPLLFSAYFTAGLFLLLNIWMLSVRIPAEERALRELTNYNEVF, encoded by the coding sequence ATGGGTAGGCTCTTCCTGTTTGTTTTTATCATCGTCGTCATGCAACGGTTAGTAGAATTGTTCGTCGCTAATCGTAACGAGAAGTGGATCCGCAGTAAAGGCGCAATAGAAATCGGCGCATCCCATTATAAATGGATGGTATTGATGCATACGGCATTTTTCGTTTCCTTGTTAATCGAAGTTCTGGTATTCGATCGTCCTCTATCACCACTCTGGGGCTTGTTACTTGCAGTCTTCCTATTGATGCAAGTACTACGTGTCTGGTGTCTGTCGTCGTTAGGGAAGTTCTGGAACACTAAAATTCTTATACTACCTGGGGCGGACGTACAGAAAAAAGGACCTTATCGCTGGATTCGCCATCCGAACTATGTCATTGTAACAACTGAACTGATTGTATTACCTTTACTATTTAGTGCGTACTTTACAGCCGGGCTGTTTCTATTATTAAACATTTGGATGCTGTCCGTCCGGATCCCCGCTGAAGAACGCGCACTACGAGAACTTACAAATTATAATGAAGTGTTTTGA
- a CDS encoding cation diffusion facilitator family transporter codes for MTIHVREHSTSAIFAIWISLFSNIILTVLKLIVGFVFKSPVLLADGFHNAGDVVASAAALTSMQISKRPADEDHPYGHGKAEVIGSSIVAIILGLAAIYIAFEAIMALFEDPTTASKIALLTAIVSLIWKYILYVYTIRIGTAENSKGLIATAYDHLADVYASLAAVIGIGLALIGDAYAWPLLTYGDPIAGIIVSILVFKIAIEIGKESIDILMEKSVCDERLIAFEELIHSIPEVKRIDRLRAREHGHYVLVDIRIGISGNLTIQEGHIISSRLRNLIMAKNEDVDEVLIHLNPWYPEKQSGILTNEE; via the coding sequence ATGACAATTCATGTACGTGAACATTCTACTTCTGCCATCTTTGCTATCTGGATCAGTTTATTTAGTAATATTATTTTGACTGTATTAAAATTGATCGTCGGATTTGTTTTCAAAAGTCCCGTTTTACTTGCAGACGGTTTCCATAACGCAGGGGACGTAGTTGCCTCTGCCGCTGCATTGACTTCCATGCAAATTTCGAAACGACCTGCAGATGAAGATCATCCGTATGGACACGGCAAAGCGGAAGTAATTGGTTCAAGTATAGTCGCTATTATTTTAGGGTTAGCCGCGATCTATATTGCTTTTGAAGCTATAATGGCTTTATTTGAAGATCCTACTACAGCGAGTAAGATTGCCTTACTTACTGCGATCGTATCACTCATTTGGAAATATATACTCTATGTCTACACCATTCGTATCGGTACAGCGGAGAACAGTAAAGGTCTGATCGCAACGGCGTATGATCACTTAGCCGATGTCTATGCCTCGCTTGCTGCCGTGATAGGAATTGGGCTTGCTTTAATTGGAGATGCTTACGCATGGCCGCTACTCACATATGGAGATCCCATCGCCGGTATTATCGTCTCCATTCTTGTCTTTAAAATCGCTATAGAAATCGGTAAGGAAAGTATTGATATATTAATGGAAAAAAGCGTATGCGACGAGCGATTAATCGCATTTGAAGAATTGATTCATTCCATTCCAGAAGTGAAGCGAATTGACCGCTTACGTGCAAGAGAACATGGTCACTACGTATTGGTAGATATCCGTATCGGTATCAGTGGTAATTTAACGATACAAGAAGGCCATATTATTTCGAGTAGATTACGTAATTTGATCATGGCAAAAAATGAAGACGTCGATGAAGTGTTAATTCATTTAAATCCGTGGTATCCCGAAAAACAATCCGGTATACTTACTAACGAGGAGTGA
- a CDS encoding leucyl aminopeptidase family protein: MKINAEILFSTDGQITKNLLVKQFVDNQAEEFSTFVHDGKQLVVIKNKEWKTLDEIRSVAGEISRKLATQKVDYASIQADQLAQKWSSVDEAVTAFVEGWHLGAYNFDRYQSKKADPVTTLNVIGADKGAVKSGEVRAAAMAFSRDLMNELSDVLNPETYPEVLKDHFKGTKVKIDVLGKKEIEDREMNGVLTVCRGSKYEPSFVEMTLQTDASKPLVALVGKGVTYDSGGISLKGGRDDSDMRMDMGGSAAVSGALSLLAHSDAKVNVVVLIPMVENTPGPDAVMPGEVIQYKNGISVQVGNTDAEGRLILADGLIRAGELHADYTVDIATLTGAVVAALGTEVGGVFGDEELSNKLKKIGDQNGDFVWPLPLVDAYEETLDSAYADCNNMSSLTVAGSITAGLFLRKFAPKSNWLHVDMAGVMDKQKSKGYYTKSATGYGARLLADYAVSLTK, from the coding sequence ATGAAAATTAACGCAGAGATTTTATTCTCAACAGATGGACAAATAACGAAAAATTTATTGGTAAAGCAATTCGTTGACAATCAAGCTGAAGAATTTTCCACGTTTGTACATGACGGAAAACAGTTAGTCGTTATAAAAAACAAAGAATGGAAAACATTGGATGAAATTCGTAGTGTTGCAGGTGAAATATCTCGCAAGCTAGCGACACAAAAGGTAGATTATGCTTCGATTCAAGCGGATCAGTTAGCACAAAAATGGTCATCTGTAGATGAAGCAGTCACGGCTTTTGTCGAAGGATGGCACCTTGGCGCCTATAACTTTGACCGCTACCAATCTAAAAAGGCGGACCCTGTCACTACATTAAATGTAATAGGTGCAGATAAAGGCGCAGTCAAATCAGGAGAAGTACGTGCTGCCGCGATGGCATTTTCCAGGGACTTGATGAATGAACTTTCTGATGTGCTAAACCCAGAGACGTATCCAGAAGTATTAAAAGACCATTTCAAAGGAACAAAAGTAAAAATAGATGTACTAGGCAAAAAAGAAATCGAAGACCGCGAAATGAACGGCGTATTAACAGTTTGCCGTGGCAGTAAGTATGAGCCCTCATTCGTTGAGATGACATTGCAGACAGATGCATCAAAACCACTCGTAGCTCTTGTTGGAAAAGGCGTAACATACGATTCAGGGGGGATTAGCTTAAAAGGCGGACGCGATGATAGTGACATGCGTATGGATATGGGTGGTTCAGCAGCTGTCAGCGGTGCATTATCACTACTAGCTCATTCAGATGCAAAAGTGAATGTAGTTGTGCTGATTCCAATGGTCGAAAATACACCTGGACCTGATGCAGTAATGCCTGGTGAAGTTATTCAATATAAGAATGGCATTAGTGTACAAGTCGGTAATACAGATGCAGAAGGACGTTTGATTTTGGCTGACGGATTAATTCGGGCAGGAGAATTACATGCAGATTATACAGTCGATATCGCTACATTAACTGGCGCGGTTGTCGCTGCTTTAGGTACAGAAGTCGGTGGCGTCTTTGGTGATGAAGAGTTGTCTAATAAACTGAAGAAAATTGGCGACCAAAACGGCGACTTCGTTTGGCCTCTTCCGCTAGTAGATGCATATGAGGAAACGCTTGACAGCGCTTATGCTGATTGCAATAATATGAGTTCTTTAACTGTCGCAGGTTCGATTACAGCTGGTCTCTTCTTGCGTAAGTTCGCCCCGAAGAGTAACTGGTTGCATGTAGACATGGCAGGTGTCATGGATAAGCAGAAGTCAAAGGGATATTACACAAAGTCTGCAACTGGCTACGGAGCACGCTTGCTTGCGGATTATGCAGTGTCGTTGACTAAATAA
- a CDS encoding Fe(3+) ABC transporter substrate-binding protein, whose amino-acid sequence MNVKKFLWAFALLMLAAVLGACNSSSDKEGQKDEPVKEEAAEDTTDATEGEKTGGEVNVYTARHYDVDSVLYEDFTEKTGIKVNVIEAKAPELMERLKREGQNTPADLFVTVDGGILNTAKEEGLLQPVESKEIDTTVPAELRDTDNQWIGLSTRARVIVYSKDRVKPEELSTYEDLATDKWKNKLLVRSSDSLYNQSLMASLIAIDGEEKAKEWAQGIVDNLAREPEGGDRDQARAIVAGVGDVAIMNSYYVGHMSVSDEAEDVKVFDQIGVFFPNQETTGTHINISGAGLIKHSKNKENAVKLIEYLTTVEAQELVADENFEFPVNKEAKLPEVMAEWGTFTPQKVDFADYGKYNPKAVELMNEVGWK is encoded by the coding sequence ATGAATGTGAAGAAGTTTTTATGGGCATTCGCCCTATTAATGCTTGCGGCAGTTTTAGGCGCATGTAATTCCAGTTCCGATAAAGAGGGACAAAAAGACGAACCAGTAAAAGAAGAGGCTGCTGAAGATACAACTGATGCAACTGAAGGTGAGAAAACGGGTGGAGAAGTAAATGTCTATACAGCTAGACACTATGACGTAGATTCAGTTCTTTATGAAGATTTTACAGAGAAGACTGGCATTAAAGTAAACGTGATTGAAGCGAAAGCGCCAGAATTAATGGAGCGTCTAAAGCGTGAAGGACAAAATACACCTGCTGATTTATTCGTTACAGTCGATGGTGGGATCTTGAACACGGCAAAAGAAGAAGGTCTTTTGCAACCCGTTGAATCTAAAGAAATCGATACAACAGTGCCAGCAGAGCTTCGCGACACAGACAACCAATGGATTGGATTATCTACTCGTGCACGTGTGATTGTCTATTCAAAAGATCGCGTGAAGCCTGAAGAATTATCAACTTATGAGGACCTTGCAACAGACAAATGGAAAAATAAATTACTTGTTCGTTCATCCGATAGCTTGTATAACCAATCTTTAATGGCATCATTGATCGCAATTGACGGCGAAGAGAAAGCTAAGGAATGGGCGCAAGGTATTGTAGATAACTTAGCGCGCGAACCCGAAGGCGGAGACCGCGACCAAGCGCGTGCGATCGTTGCAGGTGTTGGTGATGTTGCGATTATGAATAGTTACTACGTAGGTCACATGTCTGTTTCAGACGAAGCGGAAGATGTGAAAGTGTTCGACCAGATCGGCGTATTCTTCCCGAACCAGGAAACTACAGGAACACATATTAATATTAGTGGTGCTGGCTTGATTAAGCACAGTAAAAACAAAGAGAATGCAGTGAAGTTGATTGAGTACTTAACGACTGTGGAAGCACAAGAACTAGTTGCGGACGAAAACTTTGAGTTCCCGGTTAATAAAGAAGCGAAATTACCAGAAGTGATGGCTGAATGGGGTACATTCACACCACAAAAAGTGGATTTTGCAGATTACGGTAAGTATAATCCGAAAGCTGTAGAATTGATGAATGAAGTAGGCTGGAAATAA
- a CDS encoding gamma carbonic anhydrase family protein: protein MIYPYEGKLPEIDPSVYIADYVTISGDVTIGPESSIWFNTVIRGDVSPTVIGRKVNIQDFCCLHQSPKYPLILEDNVTIGHKVMLHSCTIKTGALVGMGATVLDGAEIGEGAFIGAGSLVTPGTKIPPNTLALGSPARVVRDLTDEDRADMTRIVNDYARKGQLYKALQEEK, encoded by the coding sequence TTGATTTATCCATACGAAGGTAAATTACCAGAGATTGACCCATCCGTCTATATTGCGGATTACGTAACGATTTCAGGAGATGTAACTATAGGACCTGAATCGTCTATATGGTTCAATACCGTTATACGTGGGGATGTATCTCCTACTGTTATAGGACGAAAAGTAAATATACAGGATTTCTGCTGTCTACATCAAAGCCCCAAATATCCATTAATTCTTGAAGATAATGTGACGATCGGTCACAAAGTGATGCTCCATAGTTGCACGATTAAAACCGGTGCACTTGTTGGAATGGGTGCGACCGTGCTCGATGGGGCAGAGATTGGAGAAGGTGCATTCATAGGTGCTGGCAGCTTGGTAACTCCAGGTACGAAGATTCCGCCTAACACATTAGCACTCGGTTCTCCTGCCCGTGTCGTTCGTGATTTAACTGACGAAGATCGTGCAGACATGACAAGAATCGTTAATGATTATGCACGCAAAGGTCAATTATATAAAGCCTTGCAAGAAGAGAAATAA
- a CDS encoding fluoride efflux transporter FluC, which produces MIWHFIAVGCGGFIGALLRFEVSAKLNRKRLPYGTLLVNSVGSFFIGWIIGSNISLSWTLFFATGVAGALTTYSTLMKEIWTFWTEGRKFHAVSYTLATFIVGIGLAFLGFSL; this is translated from the coding sequence ATGATCTGGCATTTCATAGCAGTTGGTTGTGGCGGATTTATAGGGGCGCTATTGCGTTTTGAAGTGTCTGCCAAGCTCAATAGAAAACGTTTGCCATATGGAACGTTGCTTGTTAATTCGGTTGGGAGCTTCTTCATCGGCTGGATCATAGGTTCAAATATTTCCCTCAGTTGGACACTGTTTTTTGCAACAGGTGTGGCGGGTGCTTTAACGACGTATTCTACGTTAATGAAAGAGATTTGGACGTTCTGGACTGAAGGTCGAAAATTTCATGCTGTTAGTTATACACTTGCAACGTTCATAGTAGGTATAGGCTTGGCCTTTTTAGGTTTTAGCTTATAG
- a CDS encoding alpha/beta hydrolase, whose product MVTLWKWEAEGKAKGVIVLVHNAYEHHRRYVWLIQKFRSDGFHVVAGDLPGHGKESVEVHAEAFKDYRRFIKKMIRSGLDDNLPVFLFGHGLGATFLLRLLQMERIECAGVICTSPWLHLEHHPPIRAKMFTKWSQSMTLDHEITPELLSRNPEFLEQYAEDPMYVSIVTGGWYRELQTLMRSVMQPDLIIQDVPLLLHTGEADQITNTDYTRKWAFAQNLSELQWKRWKDVDHDVIQAPEQEGVYLYTQSFINNVLHSLGYIIE is encoded by the coding sequence GTGGTAACTTTGTGGAAATGGGAAGCAGAAGGTAAGGCAAAAGGTGTTATCGTTCTTGTACATAACGCTTATGAGCATCATAGAAGATATGTATGGCTCATACAGAAATTTCGAAGCGATGGCTTTCATGTTGTAGCTGGGGATTTACCTGGTCACGGCAAAGAAAGTGTCGAAGTGCATGCGGAGGCATTTAAGGATTACCGAAGATTTATCAAGAAAATGATCCGAAGCGGTTTAGATGATAATTTGCCTGTATTTTTATTTGGGCATGGATTGGGTGCTACGTTCTTACTTCGTTTATTACAGATGGAACGAATCGAATGTGCAGGAGTCATTTGCACATCACCTTGGCTACATCTGGAACATCATCCGCCGATCCGGGCGAAAATGTTTACAAAATGGTCTCAATCGATGACGTTGGATCATGAAATTACACCTGAACTTCTATCGCGTAATCCTGAATTCTTAGAGCAATACGCTGAAGATCCAATGTATGTATCTATTGTGACAGGTGGCTGGTACCGTGAATTACAGACACTCATGAGATCTGTCATGCAACCAGATTTAATTATCCAAGATGTACCGTTATTACTGCACACGGGAGAAGCGGATCAAATCACCAATACCGATTACACACGCAAGTGGGCATTCGCACAAAATTTATCTGAATTGCAATGGAAACGATGGAAAGACGTTGACCACGATGTCATCCAAGCGCCTGAGCAAGAAGGGGTCTATTTATATACACAATCATTTATCAATAATGTACTTCATTCACTCGGATATATTATCGAATGA
- a CDS encoding YaiI/YqxD family protein, producing the protein MTTILVDADGCPVINETIGIAKQYGLSCVLICDTAHEMHREGAETITVSKGADAVDFVLVNRIKKGDIVVTQDYGLAAMALAKQGLPLDQNGRWYTNDNIDQLLAARHKAQKIRRAGGRLRGPKKRTAEQTEGFVSSLREFCKTIQP; encoded by the coding sequence GTGACAACGATTTTAGTGGACGCAGATGGCTGTCCGGTAATTAACGAAACAATCGGGATTGCAAAACAGTACGGTCTTTCCTGCGTATTAATATGTGATACTGCACATGAAATGCATCGAGAAGGCGCTGAGACGATTACTGTTTCCAAAGGTGCCGACGCAGTCGACTTTGTATTGGTGAACCGTATAAAGAAAGGGGATATTGTCGTCACTCAAGACTATGGTTTGGCTGCTATGGCACTGGCGAAACAAGGTTTGCCACTTGATCAGAATGGTAGATGGTATACGAATGACAATATCGATCAATTACTCGCAGCACGTCATAAAGCACAGAAAATCCGCCGAGCAGGAGGTCGTTTGCGCGGTCCGAAAAAACGAACTGCTGAACAGACTGAAGGATTCGTTTCTAGTTTGCGTGAATTTTGTAAAACGATTCAACCTTAA
- a CDS encoding TRM11 family SAM-dependent methyltransferase — protein sequence MASQFIYTYIRHRDEKELCRMEMRAFFGHDVEDNVVVSDIAVDPSRSPFIQTRLEVLLDADSLELLADKASRLEIDQLFKTVCLNDMVLGRTAKIDHDTRRKIERSIGLQVKGEPELDHPEVFIGIMHLDDRWYAGNLLYSSSDWHVHQQKPHMYSTALGTRLARAAVNIAVPHPEGKRVIDPCCGIGTVLVEALSMGIPIEGRDINPLVVYGSRKNIDYFDLEGNVTIGPIAEVDEEYDIAIIDMPYNLFTHITAEGQLEILKEARRFAKNCLIITIENMDEMLEIAGFEIADRCLARKGTFSREVVLCK from the coding sequence ATGGCATCGCAGTTTATCTACACGTATATTCGACACCGTGATGAAAAGGAATTATGTCGGATGGAAATGCGGGCTTTTTTTGGCCATGACGTAGAAGATAACGTGGTCGTCAGTGATATAGCAGTTGATCCTTCACGAAGTCCGTTCATACAAACACGACTCGAAGTGTTACTGGATGCAGACAGTTTAGAATTGCTGGCTGACAAAGCTTCTCGGCTGGAAATTGATCAATTATTTAAGACAGTCTGCTTAAATGATATGGTGCTTGGAAGAACAGCTAAAATTGATCATGATACTCGTCGTAAAATAGAGCGGTCCATAGGATTACAGGTAAAAGGTGAGCCAGAACTGGATCATCCTGAAGTGTTCATCGGTATCATGCACTTGGACGATCGCTGGTATGCAGGGAATTTACTTTACAGTTCTTCTGATTGGCATGTTCACCAACAGAAGCCGCATATGTATTCTACCGCGCTTGGTACCCGATTAGCCAGAGCTGCCGTCAATATAGCGGTGCCCCATCCTGAAGGGAAACGCGTCATCGATCCTTGCTGTGGAATTGGCACTGTACTGGTTGAAGCACTATCTATGGGGATACCTATTGAAGGACGTGATATTAATCCGCTTGTCGTCTATGGTTCACGGAAAAATATCGACTACTTTGATTTGGAAGGCAATGTCACTATAGGTCCAATTGCTGAAGTCGATGAAGAATACGATATTGCAATCATTGATATGCCGTATAATTTATTTACCCACATTACAGCAGAAGGCCAACTCGAGATTTTGAAAGAAGCTCGTCGCTTTGCAAAAAATTGTTTAATCATTACAATTGAGAATATGGACGAAATGCTCGAAATTGCTGGATTTGAGATAGCAGATCGTTGTCTTGCACGTAAAGGTACTTTTTCGCGTGAAGTAGTTCTATGTAAATAA
- a CDS encoding AraC family ligand binding domain-containing protein: MKVIDTKNQLTEKKKHVEKVANVDNAIFMNIQLRAGEEVAEHDANKEVFIIVRKGKVRFIVEGEPIDVTPDNVLHMVPLERHSLHAVEDSDVFVIQVKP; encoded by the coding sequence ATGAAAGTAATTGATACCAAGAATCAGCTAACTGAAAAGAAAAAACATGTGGAAAAAGTAGCGAATGTCGACAATGCAATCTTCATGAATATTCAATTGCGTGCAGGTGAAGAAGTGGCCGAGCATGATGCGAATAAAGAAGTATTCATCATCGTGCGTAAAGGAAAAGTGCGGTTCATAGTGGAAGGCGAGCCGATTGATGTAACGCCTGACAATGTCTTGCATATGGTGCCGCTGGAAAGACATAGTTTGCACGCGGTGGAGGACTCGGATGTATTCGTTATTCAAGTTAAGCCGTGA
- a CDS encoding type III polyketide synthase produces MPIIQSVSTVRPPVDLPQEEAMTFARSLFSDSFKDIDRLLKVFQNGEIDSRQVCMPLDWYAEPHDFETKNNLYIQHALALGKRAVEECLSNTTTLERPVNAAEIDAIFFVSSSGIATPSIDARLINQLPFRHDIKRIPIWGLGCAGGASGMSRAFDYCKAYPESNVLVLAIELCSLTFQRDDVSKSNLVGVSLFSDGVACALVSGERSSIKSTRPMPHIRATSSRFMPDSEDVMGWDIKNDGLHVVFSKSIPTVIKSWLGPFVHQFVEDHNLSMEDVQHFVAHPGGKKVLDAYQKALDMDQEQTATSKKVLQDHGNMSSPTVLYVLKDFIEQRPTEGEYGLMAALGPGFCGELILLEWQ; encoded by the coding sequence ATGCCAATTATTCAATCTGTCAGTACCGTTAGACCACCTGTTGATTTGCCACAGGAAGAGGCTATGACATTTGCCCGCTCTTTATTTTCGGATTCATTTAAAGATATTGACCGCTTATTGAAAGTGTTCCAAAACGGTGAAATTGATTCACGACAAGTATGTATGCCGTTAGATTGGTATGCGGAGCCACATGATTTTGAAACAAAAAACAACTTATATATTCAGCATGCTTTGGCACTTGGCAAACGGGCAGTGGAGGAATGTCTCTCCAACACAACTACGCTTGAGCGTCCGGTGAATGCTGCTGAAATAGACGCGATCTTCTTTGTTTCAAGTAGTGGAATCGCCACACCAAGTATCGATGCCCGTCTTATTAATCAATTACCATTTCGACATGATATTAAACGTATCCCCATTTGGGGCCTTGGTTGCGCAGGTGGTGCTTCGGGCATGAGTCGTGCTTTTGATTACTGTAAAGCCTATCCTGAATCGAATGTTCTCGTTCTCGCTATAGAGCTTTGCAGCTTAACGTTTCAACGAGATGATGTGTCTAAAAGTAACTTGGTCGGTGTATCGTTATTTTCAGATGGTGTTGCCTGCGCACTTGTTTCTGGAGAACGGTCTTCCATTAAAAGTACACGTCCGATGCCGCATATCCGTGCAACGTCTTCACGTTTTATGCCAGATTCAGAGGACGTGATGGGCTGGGACATTAAAAACGATGGCTTGCATGTCGTATTTTCAAAGAGTATTCCAACCGTCATCAAAAGTTGGTTAGGACCTTTCGTACATCAATTTGTGGAAGATCATAATCTATCAATGGAAGATGTACAACATTTCGTTGCCCATCCAGGCGGTAAAAAAGTATTAGACGCCTATCAAAAAGCATTGGATATGGATCAAGAGCAAACTGCAACGTCGAAAAAAGTGTTGCAAGATCATGGAAACATGTCGTCTCCTACTGTGCTCTATGTACTTAAGGATTTCATTGAGCAACGGCCTACTGAAGGGGAATACGGTTTAATGGCGGCACTTGGCCCAGGCTTCTGTGGAGAACTAATATTGCTGGAGTGGCAGTAA
- a CDS encoding ABC transporter ATP-binding protein: MFVDIQNLSFRYSKKQQPIIDRFSFTIERGEIVGIVGASGSGKSTLLRLLAGLEDPTVGSIELDGRLIVGDNTYIEAEKRGVGMVFQNYALFPHLTVSENICFGLHKMKRPEKKKRLDEMLELVQLQEFAKRYPHELSGGQQQRVALARALAPSPSILLMDEPFSNLDTNLKSLIRMEVRDILQKANITCLFVSHDQADVDAICDRTIYIDCATYMGSEKESIPV, translated from the coding sequence ATGTTTGTAGACATTCAAAACTTATCATTTCGGTATTCAAAAAAACAGCAGCCTATCATTGATCGCTTTTCATTTACGATTGAAAGAGGGGAAATCGTAGGGATTGTAGGTGCGAGTGGTAGCGGAAAAAGCACTTTGTTACGGTTGCTTGCAGGTTTGGAAGATCCTACAGTAGGCAGTATCGAACTGGATGGCAGATTGATTGTAGGAGATAATACGTATATTGAGGCAGAGAAGCGTGGTGTAGGTATGGTGTTTCAGAACTATGCATTATTTCCGCATCTAACAGTAAGCGAAAATATTTGCTTTGGCTTACATAAAATGAAGCGCCCTGAGAAAAAGAAACGTTTGGATGAAATGTTGGAACTTGTTCAATTGCAAGAGTTCGCCAAACGCTATCCCCATGAACTTAGCGGCGGACAACAGCAACGTGTTGCATTGGCAAGAGCTTTGGCCCCTTCACCTTCGATTCTGTTGATGGATGAGCCGTTCAGTAATCTGGATACGAATTTGAAGTCATTGATTCGAATGGAAGTTCGAGATATCTTGCAAAAAGCCAATATCACATGTTTGTTTGTGTCACATGATCAAGCTGATGTGGACGCGATTTGTGATCGAACTATTTATATTGATTGTGCTACGTATATGGGATCGGAAAAAGAATCAATACCTGTATAA
- a CDS encoding thermonuclease family protein: protein MSKKTTPKVKQNKRKKMITSLFIALGIAIVAIYFPELLVEEEKEPSRQGLIPVELVKTIDGDTIKIMYEGKEENVRYLLIDTPETNHPRLGKQPYGQQAKVRNQELLQKGQLEIEFDVGGKYDKYGRLLAYIYIDGKSVQEQLLKEGLARVAYVYPPNTRHLDAFEKAEQQAKKSGIGIWTLEDYTTDRGFDSEKYPADSVKIPVYGETQDFKNCTELRKVYPEGVKKGHPAYKEHLDGNSDGQAC from the coding sequence ATGAGTAAGAAAACGACACCAAAAGTGAAACAAAACAAACGTAAGAAAATGATTACTTCACTCTTCATTGCCCTAGGAATTGCGATTGTTGCAATATATTTCCCAGAACTACTTGTGGAAGAGGAAAAAGAACCGAGTCGTCAAGGTCTTATTCCTGTTGAATTGGTCAAAACAATTGACGGCGATACGATCAAGATTATGTATGAAGGTAAAGAAGAAAATGTACGGTATTTATTAATTGATACACCAGAAACGAATCACCCCCGGCTTGGTAAACAGCCTTACGGACAGCAAGCTAAGGTACGTAACCAAGAGCTACTGCAAAAAGGTCAGCTTGAAATCGAATTTGATGTAGGCGGAAAATATGATAAATACGGCAGATTATTAGCGTATATATACATAGACGGCAAAAGTGTGCAAGAGCAGTTATTGAAAGAGGGATTAGCGAGAGTCGCTTATGTGTATCCGCCTAACACACGGCATTTGGATGCATTTGAAAAAGCTGAGCAACAAGCCAAGAAATCGGGCATAGGCATCTGGACGTTGGAAGACTATACAACAGACCGAGGTTTTGATAGTGAGAAATATCCCGCTGATTCTGTGAAGATACCTGTATATGGTGAAACACAGGATTTCAAGAATTGTACAGAGCTACGTAAAGTATATCCGGAGGGCGTTAAGAAAGGACACCCTGCGTATAAAGAACATCTAGACGGCAATAGTGATGGTCAAGCTTGTTAA